One Eurosta solidaginis isolate ZX-2024a chromosome 1, ASM4086904v1, whole genome shotgun sequence genomic window, ATTTAATTAATTTTGGTTAATACAAAATTGTGTAACACTTTATCAGTTGAGAAAATCTTTATGATCATTGCTGAAAGTAACAATAATTAACAATGCATGTTAGTTAACGcattagagtttttttttttgtgcaatttcTTTATGTGGGTAGAAATTGTTGATCTTTAAGATTTATTTTTAATCCACCAAAATTAAACTTGAACCCAAATGACCTATAGGAAAAGTTTTAAAATACCAGCAAACCCCTAATTGAAAGTAGGAAAAACCATTTGCTTTTTTACCATAACCTCAATAAATGTGTTGTTTTTTAAACGACACACACCGAGGTTTTTTGAGAACGTGTTTTAAGTAGCCATTCCACGTGGAACTCATCAATCAACACATAATCCTCTACATACTAATCTAGCTCATTTTAATAACAGCTGGAGTGGGTATTTTTTATTCTGGAACTGGTAATTATTTAAGTTAATTTAGCACAGTATATCCCAGATTTCATGACCCGTTTCCGTAGAAAATTTTCTAAAACAGTTTGCTATCTAGGGTTGTCACCATACTTATAATATATTCCATTGTATATCCACTACAAGCAGGAAACGGCTCTACTCATTTGGATGAAACGCGAGATTCAAACTCGAGTCGGCAAATTTCCAATCTCGTAGGCCTACCATCATCGAATAGACTACTATTTTACTACTTTCTCTTCCATTACTCCTTTTTATTCCGTCCTTCCCTTTTTCCCTTTATCACCAAATCTATCTCATTATACTTCTCCCTCCTAATTCCAAATCTCACTCCTGTCCCTCTACCTCTCCCATCTAAATTTGCTAATATATGgcaattatataccaaatattggatGCCTCCATAAAGAAAACTACGGAGATTAATTTTTTGTCTTACTCCCTCTCATTCGCAGCCCCACCACcaacttaatttttatatatatatggaacTTATGTATATACCAAATATTGAGTATCTGCTTGAAATTACTCGTAGATATGCTGAAATTAAATATTTcctacaaaattttatatattagtgCATTTCTAAAAGAAGATTTATTCCTTTGCATTTTGgctattaaatattaattaaaaaaacacTTAACCTATATTATATAAGTAAGGTTCAtatgtttattttttacatttttatatctAAAATTTACAAATGTTTATCGCATACCCTGATTTAGAATGTTCATTTTTGAAGTTATGCAGGAGTGCGATACTCCTTAGCTCAATATTGACTTATTTAAACTTTCTACTCAAAAATAAATCCAGAAGAGTTGATAAAAAATGAAAATTCCTTGAAAGCTGACTTGCCGTTCTGCAGGTGGACCTAAGATGTTACTTAGTAGTGGAAGAAAACTTTAAGCGAGAAATCTGGCAAGTAATAGAAGGAACGCCACGGCAGTGTAGTGCACGGTTTTAGCAGCAGTTGCCGTATCTGTGGAAGGTTTTTCTGTAGGTTCAGGAACCGTAGTGGTTGGGCTATTCGTGGTTGGTACAATGGTTATTGGCACAGACGTGCTTGGAGCAAACGTGGTCGCAATGGGCAGCTGTTgagaaaatttaaacaaaagcgTATTTACGTGTTAATTTTTAAATTGAAGGATCTCTCTATGTCGGCTTTCGGCTCAGAAACTCTCTATCGCCGTACCCAGAATTCGGTCTGTTAACATTGTATCTCAGTATCGAGCATCTCAATAAAAACTTACTGCTTTTTCAAATGATATACACctttttccaaacaaattttaaaagtggtcgtCCCACAACCGCATTATTGGGGAGGGCAGACTTTAACCGAATTCTGAGGTAGAGTTCTGATTAGGTTGCGCAAATGTATTGGCACTCACATTTGCTAAGAATTGTTCACGTAATTGCTGGCAGCGTGCTTTCTGGTCGAAATTTGTTATCGCCATACGACAAAGCGCTTTTGACAAGCACTCATTATTACAACCCCAATCCAAAAGTGGTTTGGCTGACGCCGACCTAAACTGCCAGTACTGAATAAAAGGTAAGAAAAACTGTAGATAAAATAGAATTGAATTAATCACATTATAACATACCTTACGTAATAGTTCTACATTTTCAGAAAATTTATTAAGGAGCGTATCCAAACCGGCAGGACTCAGGTCATTGGTAAATTCGGTAAAACTATACTCTTTAAACCATTCAGGTTTTTTCATCTTACCAAGTGCATTTGCTTTATCTAAATGAAAGATCCACGTTTCATAGTCGACAACTTGCtgagaaaaaacaaaaagttaaattcattatatgtgacccggtctatgaaaaggtggcttatgactcaaaaaagaaatttggagaaacagctgttaacagctgtttttatttgagTCATAAGATGTTACTTATGTTCAtaaaccgggtcacatatattaaatAATGAGAATTTGTTTGCTACTACTATACTTACCAAACTTTTTGGTTCAACCTCATAAATAACATAATTTGGATTTCTATTTGAGAACGTGGTCAAGCTACCTCCGTTCCAAGACACAGCCACGGCATGTCCTTCCGAAGTATAATGCACATTCAACTCATCCATATGTGTGTGGCCGTTGAAGATGCCACTAATTGTTGCGCTAAAGCGTTCTATGATGCGATTGTACTCACGCGCCCAAATAGTCCAGCAGTCTGACACACCTGAGGGAATGTGCGCTAATATATGCACATACTCACCAGCTTTCTCAGAGCTAAGCAACGTATTGTGCAGCCACTGTAGTTGTTCGATGACAATGCTACCGTTATAATAAATCCACCAATTGGCAATAAAGCAATCGTTGTTGTTCAATGAGATAACACGAAAGCCTGGTTTCGGCAAAGCAGTATAATAACCTCCCTTGAGTATCGTCTTTTTGGCATCAGCAGGCAACCATCGAGACCAAAGCGACCATAGATGGTCATAAAGCCAGTTAATGTTGATTTCATTGGGCGCATTTTCGGGACTAAAACTAAAGAAGACGATTATAGCCTAATAAGGCGGGTGATATCGTAGTTAACTTACGCATTTGAGGGATGCGCCTCGTGGTTTCCTATGCTCGGATAAACAGGTATATCACCAAATTTTTGCGCAATCAAGTTATTGATTTTCGTTAACATTTCCACATTACCATTCTTTGTGGTGGCCCATTTTATATGCGGTACAATATCGCCGGTCTGATAAATGTACTCGATATCAGTGTGTGTGTCTTTAATATGATCAAAAGCATTCTCAATAGTGTGTAACGGCAAATCACAATTGCGATAATCTCCCCAATATCCAGCTTGTTTACTCGGATCTATTGAGCCGGTTGTAGAGCTGCGCTGACAGCACATTTGCTCTGGACATTCAGCTAAGGAACCAGGTTCATATTCAGGATCATAGTGTACATCAGTCAATTGTAGGATTTTGAAATCTTCACTACTTTTAGAGGGAATGCCGCTTTTGGAACTAACAACGGGCGATCCTGATTTATCAATATTTAGTTTGAAATTAAATTGTTCCTGTTTCACTTTACAGAAATTTATAGGCAATATGCTACATATGCTACGCGCATCAGCAACACTATTTTGCACGATAAACTCGAAGATGGGCCAATTTAATTCAAATAATCCCAAGCAAACTTCTTCAGTTTCCAATAAGACGCGATCGCAAACGTCTAGGGCtacctttttggttttttccttTGCAGATGGACCATTTAGCTCGCCATTGGGGTCACGGAACATTTTAGTAACCACACTGACAGTAGCGCGGCAAGTAGTACAAACTACAAATTGATCCGCTGAGCTTAATTCATCAATGTCCTTAGTGAATATATCCTTTTGTGAGCGTAAGCTGGCCAATTCATTGGATATCCGACGCAGTTCGGCCGACTCGATACCTGTTGTTAAATAGTCATAGAATACTTTGGCGAATTCTCGAGACACATCAtctggaaaaaagaaaaaaacttctaATGGAAGGCGTAAAAAAGAGAAGCAACAAGTGGACGACCCGTTATGTGGTTTCATTTCATATTTTGGGAGTAGCCTGCAATTGGAACAACTTGGGACCATAGGGCTACTTCAACATATTAAATCAACATGTTACATGTACATAGGGTTTCTTTTGCGCTGCCCCAAAAATTTTTCGTTACAGATTCAATTAAAAAGTACTTCAATCCATGATCAATATAAATTGTGCTAGAAAACCgatttattttccctacaaaattaTATGAGGTTTTGCCTACTTGTTTACTGTAAATTTAAAgtaattagaaataaatattcttGTGTGAATTTGAACGTTCTAAATAATCTCACTCAATCAACAGTTATTCAAAGCTCAACTTGAACTTATTACTTGTCCaaattttttggaattatatTCTACAAATTTGGGACGTACCATTAAAAATAAATAGTTGAGCAATTACGGTGaccctaatatgtatgtatgcacaatgattttatttttataagtacatacatatgtacatatatcgtgGCCACTTAAGCACTTAACTaagtaattaaataaatatttactatCCATAAACCAGCGATTGAAATTTTAAACGTTAAAATATTTGAATAAGCATACAAAAGAACTCATAGGCTGACACAATATTTAATCATTAAATACAATCTTATCGCTGGTGCtgcaataaataaattagctaCTGAAGTCGTAGAAACAGCACAAACAAATTTTTGGTTGTATCTACTTAATTGCAATATGTAAAAAAGAATTGAGAAGTTGGGTACAGAAAGAGGTTTGACATGGTTGGATGTTCCATTTTACGTAAAACGTCTCAATCGAAAGAGCAATCCCATTACAATAATCTTAATAAATATCTGATGTATAGTGGAACCGTATGTACATCtgttatccaccctgtcggaaaactaacaaaacaaaatgaattaaTAAATATCTCTTTAACTGACTTCGTGACATCAAACAACGTTAAGCCTTTTAAGTTGCTCATACTCCCGAACTAATGTAAACAATCGTTTTAAGTTCGTCTATATTGGACTTCTCTACCCGCCTCCCTTCTGTTCATAACGGCACTTTTTGTGATAAGTATTCCACACCTCATGGTCCCAAATATACGATTAAAATGTCAGGTATCTAGCATACTGAGTGCCACCTAGtgggaatttttttccttttgttacaTGAGGCATCATCCGGTCAGAAAGGTTAAACAAATACCAACgatctgagccagataaatcccgtctggttcaatttgtgagccagataatttggtAATATCTTGTCTttagtttatataaaataaacacaagagcgacatctgcctatcacaactcatatATCACGAACTCTGTTTCTGAAGTCTTCCAATGATCCAGATCATTCTTGTgaggagctagaaaactcactggatgaagGCTGACTATTGTTTCGATTCTCTCATAGACATGTGAGGTGACAATTTTGTTGCTCCAGCGTTATCGCCGGTTGTCACCTATCGGAATTTTACTCTCtatttaatgcattgtcgtcggtttCTCGACACCGAATGAGATATTAAGTCTATGATTTTAAGGAAAGTCTCACAAAATTGATTAATCAATACGATATTTCAAAATACCTAAATCCGTAGAGCTCGCTCAAACGAAATTTGAAGATGCCAAGATTTTTTCAGACTATGCAGAACTGCAATAATTTTTAAATCGTCAAGTTTGTGTTGCGAAATAGGAACGTTGATCAATTATTTCCCTATCTATAACTTCAAGTACCTATGGTTACCACCTTATTTGCCTATACAAGAACGAACCCTTCGCACTAAAATTAACTCTTCAAAAGTCGTGCGATTTTCTTTTGGGAGTTTTGAAAATGGTTCTATTTTATAAAATTCGAAATTACTTTGCATTTTGTTGTTGCCATAGGAAATGTTGCACAGAGAAAGAAAGTTAAAATAAGCGCCTGGCCAATGCTTAATTTTTTTGCTTTGCTAtttaatttttctcattttcttaaaACTTTTTGTTAATTAATTTCTCTAATTATCATACTAAAGCACTTTTTCTGGtaatatttcttaatttttttctgaaaaatttgcaTTAAAACCCCTAAAGTCCAAGTCACTGAAATCAAAACAGGGTATTCAAACGTTAGAAAACAGATTTGCCAATATTCGTAAAATTAAAAACGGTACGTTTTATAGATGAGTCCCGCAATTTCAAAGAGGAAAATCTGAAAATGTTATACGATTTACCTGGCATGCCTGTAAATATCTGACTGGAAGTAATATTGTGCACGCCTAGGCTTCAAAAATGGTTTGAATGCGAATTGATCGTAACGTGACTGAAAGAGTATGCCTATATAAAGACCCCAGCATGCATATGTGGTAGATATGTATATTCGGTCATGCATAATCGAGCATTTGCTCACACTTTATTTCTCAAGTAAAAGGTAAAAGATAAAAAGCATGAGGCCCCGTTATACTCGCATATTAATAACTTACCTGACATATATGAAAGCTCTTCGGCAGTAAAGGTAATACTAAAGCCATAAGAAAGTGCTAATAAGCacgaaaaaactaacaaaaaccgCATGTTTGAACTTTTTCCAAACGTTGTTAATGAAATCCAGGCAAAGATTAACTAACTTACTAATCCACAAATTGGTCATTAATATTTATCAAACGAGTCCTACAGTAAATAATCTTTTATTAATAATCTAACACCGTTGTTAATACACAGATAGCATATTAGAGGTATTCACACATGACTCGCAAACTTGTTTCTCGACAGTTTTTTATGTGTACTTAGTTGTTATTATCGgttcaaattttataaaaaccaaataaagcaaaaatacaTATATCCAAACAACGAATTACCGGGCCAGATGAGAAcactgcctttgaaaatattttcataatgCGAACGAATAgcatattttgtatattttgtgaATTAAGAGCTAAACATTTAATTTCATATTTCTATTATATAATTAATCGTACGGGAGCTCCAAAAACTACCCCAACAGcagcattgtatgccattctgcacatgcCGTCTATATACCTAAGGGCCAAGAATATAGCGTTAataactgcaacaaggcttaaagcATTGGGGTCGTTGTCCATAATAGTAAAGCGGCTACTTCATATATGGTACTTCATATATTGATCCAGTGTCTGAGCTTTTAAGGGGATTTTGGAGCCACAATAAAGTTGGAGGGTTGGCGCGTATACCGACGGTTCCAAATTAACAGAGATGGTCGGGTCTGCTCTTCACTGTGTCCAACCAGAAATTAGTAGATCCCTCAGACTGTCAGATAACTGTAGAATCTTTCAGCTGGAAACTGTAGtcatgaagaaagcagcagagtGTCTGGAGTCGAACTCTGTGTGATGGTCAGTCGGACATTAGGGTAAAAATCGTACGCAGCACTCTATCAAAAAGTGTCCTGGAACGCAAACCACTATTCGAGAGGTTTTGTACATCCATATTGGGTTCCCAGTCATAAAGGGTGATTATAGGGCCTGCACAAATTTCCTAATATTTCTTAAAAAGGAATATTTAAAGCTAATGaaagacactgccttctggcgtcacaagcTTGTAAATTGCAGCAGATATAGAAAATTCGGGCTACAGagagaaacggttgagcatgttctTTTTTCGTACAAGGGGCGGCCGAGTTCCCAGATCTCAATCTCTTGTTGCAATTAAGTTCAGTCGTAGACAACTTTTAGGTATTGGGCATTTAGTTTGGtattcaaacaaatgctggtaACACGATAAATATATACAGTTAATGTGAGGCCTTATTAACCGGTCAGTTTATCCTAACCTTTATACTTTACACACCACCGCTTAAATACGGAAAATATTAATATAGTTGTACACATAAATCGTACTTTATTGAAATGTTATAAGACGTTCGCGGTAGGGCTACTGTAGTCGGCCAATATGAAGGacaaatttttaatagctgaaatGCAAAGATAGCCAAAGCATAACCCTGGCAAGATCGAAATAACAATCACATCAGTCAGTATGATTAATGCTTTTAAGTTTtgctataataataaataaaatacacttaaaaaaatttatataaaccaATTAAGAGTGCATTACATTTTACTAAAGTTAATGTACTAAATATTTTTTACGAGTATTTgttctttttcttgttttcacACAAAATTGCCAATATTCTATTACTTAAACAACTTATGCTTGcatatttacataaaattaaagTTCTGCGATTTGGAGAACTAACAAAACTCCGTCGACTATCAAAATCAATATAGAGATATTTAAGCATGGCGCCGCATCATCCAATGCTCTGTCCGTTGTGTTATTACTTTCCTCTGTCGTAGTTTTAGCAGATGGTGTTGTAGTGCTGGAGGTAATACTCGATGTTGTACCCTCATTGGCCAactaaaaatatatgaaaaaatgaacgcaacttaaatattataaaattcaACCTACGGAAATGCTAAGCTTTGCTTTAAGTTGTTCACAGCGTGTTTTCTGGTTATTAACTGTTATCGCTATACGACAAATCGTGTTCAATAAGCAATTCCGATTACAGCCACGATTTAGTTGAGGATCAGCTGATGTTACTTTGTACCTCCAAAACTACAACTCGCATAAACATAACGACATAAcaacgaaataaataaattagttaccTTTCTTAACAATTTTGGGTTATCTGCCATTTTATCTAGCAGCTTGTCCATACCTTCTGGACTTAAATCGGTTGTGAACTCTGCAGAAAATTCATATTCTTTTGACCAATTAGGGGTTTGAGTTTCACCATGAGCATTAGCTTCAGTCAAATTAAAAATCCATGTTTCACTGTCGACAACTTGCTGAAATAATTTGCGTGAGAAAATATAAAATGTCCGCTATAATGCTAAAATACCCACCAATGTCTTGTGTTCTAGTTGATATATACGATAATTGGGATTTTTACTAGATGAAGTTGTCAACGCACCTCCATTCCAAGTAACCCCAATCGCATGCCCATTCGATGAATAATGCAAATGCATTTCATCCCGATGAGAGTGTCCATTAAAAATGCCGCTTATTGTATACCGGAACCGTTCCACCAAACGATTGAACTCTCGTGACCATACCGACCAACACGTTTCGTCTCCTGTCTGAATATGCTCTAAGATGTGCACAAACTCACTGGCCTTTTCGGCGGCCAACAAAGTGTCATGCAACCACTGCAGTTGTGGAATCTTATTTGTGCCATCGTAGAAAAGCCACCAGTTCTCAGTTAAGCAGTCGTTGTTGTTCAACGCTATCACCCGAAACCCAGGTTTTGGTGTCACTGTATAGTAACCACCTGCGAGAATGGTATTTTTGGTATCATTTGGCAGCCATTCGGACCAATCCTCATACAAATGCTCATACAACCAGTGAGTGTTGACTTCTTTTGATACATCATCTGGACTAAAACTGTaatcaaaaattaaagaaaagttaagAAAAGAAAGCTATATAGGTTTGCAATACAACTTACAGATTAACAGGATGTGCTTCATGATTTCCAACACACGAATATACCGGCACGCCAGGGAATACCTCTGCCAAAAGTTTATTAACCTTCGACAAAACATTGGTGTTTTTTTCGACGGAAGTAGCCCAAGTCATATGGTCCACCACATCGCCAGTTTGATAAATATAATCGATATAAGAATGAGTATTTTTAATGTGCTTCAAAGCATCAACAATCATATGCCAAGGTGAGTCGCAACCTCGATAGTCACCCCAATAACCCGCAGCCTTCCCACTCTCAGTGGAACCTCCGCCACGCTGACAGCACTGTGGCTCGTCGCACTCAGCTAATGATCCTGGCTCATACAAAGGATCATAATGAATGTCTGTCAAATGTAATATACGCAACTCATTTCCATTTTTGATTGGTGCCTCTGATTTTGGTGCAGTTACTGTTTCACCTCCGCCATCCACATTGAGCGTCCAGTTGTAGTTAACATCTTTAACCTGACAAAAATTCAATTCCATAAAGAGTGAGCAGAATGTGCTGGCATCTGCTTTGGAGTTTTCTATAATGTACTTCGCGCTTGGCATATACAAATCTATCATACCAGAGCAAACTTCAGGAGTTTGCAAGTGCAATCGGTCGCAAATATCCATAGCAgtgcttttaaaaatttcatcaTATTCGGATTTGTAATTTTCTCGCAGGGTTCGCGTTAGAACATTGACAGTGGCTCGACATGCCGTGCAAGCGACAAATCGATCCACACCCATCTGGAATGAATTGCCATATTCCTGCGAAAACGCAGGAACATCCACATCTAGcagttgaaaaatgtttgtatttacaAATTTGTGACGGTTGTTGAGCGCATAATTGGAGTAAGTTACGTTTTTTAATCGTTGTAATGAACGTGCTtgaaaaatttctaatttttaacTCATTCCAAATATGCCCTCAACCAATGGTATGTTCTGCAAAATAGGTAATTATACTTATAGATACTTATAACtctattacataattttttttttttttggtttttcaatCGACTATTCATTTTATGTCATCAGCAGAAAATAAATCAGTCCTTATGATtgcaaaaaatacaaaagctTCTCTGACTGGTCGAAACAGTACTGTCTATACAGCTTCTTCTTCTTGGTTTTTAAGTGCATATCTATGCTGGGGCAAGTGCTATAAATGATTCACGGAAAATTTGGAGATTCACATTTTGTGTAGTATGTTTAGGGTTGTTAGTACTAAATATCTTGTTCAAACCCCGATTAATAAACATTTTGCAGAATGTAGATTGTAAAGcttgtatttttaatatctggTATATTTAGAGCGGATAACTGCAACTTTCCTGCATGATTGGCTCCCATACGATTCCTTAGAGGTGGCTTAAGAGATTAAAATTTGATCGTTCACGTTATTGAAGATTATATGTTTGTGCAAATGAAACATGCGTGAGGTGTTGTTAATCAAAGATTATTGCACCATGTATGTAACTATTTTGCCCGCATGCTTTTAATATGATAAGTTTTatgatttcgacaaaaattttgACTATTCCATACACTACAGAAATTTCAACTACTATGCATGCGTGTCAGGGTTTTTGTGCCTTTAGTACCACAAAaacaggatggcctagaaggttaaatGTGACCATATTATTCGtttccgagatagtcgggctagtaccttaaaggtGCTTGTAACCGAAaagtaccggatctttatccggcaaagaaccatgaacatcgataacaatccccaaaaccTTTTGTACTAATACGAAATTTAAGTAAGCCGGGTTTGGTTTCGGGGAAAACCACGAggcttcagacagggtgaccccctatcgtgcgatttctttaatttaatgctggagaaaattatactagctgcagaacttaaccgcactggaacaatatactataaaagcgtgcaattactggcatatgctgatgacattgatatcatcggcctaaacacccgcgctgttagttctgcttactccaagctggaaaaagaagcggtaaagatgggtttgatggtgaatgaggacaaaacgaagtacctgctgtcatcgagcaaagagtcagcgcatatgcgccttggcaaccacgctactgttggcagccataatttcgaaatagtaaaagacttcgtttatttgggaaccagcatcaacactagcaagaacatcagcactgaaatccagcgaaaaatcaatcttgccaataaatgctactttggactaggtaggcaattgaaaagtaaagtcctctctcggcgaacaaaaatcatacactacaagtcacttgtcgtacccgtcctgctatatggggcagaagtatggaccatAATTCTTGCGCCCATGCGCCTTTCGTCAGCGACAGCATTTGCAGACTTACTCGCAACACGAAGATCACTTACCAATTTCACTAAGTAAACCTTTAGCCTTGCGGATGGTACAAATACGCCTTATACGTAagagtatgtatatatacaagATATTCCACTACATTATTTGTTAACTGTTTTTCGTACGTACATACTGAATAGCATGTAATAAGAGTTAGATTGATTAGTAGctataaattacattaaaagtgctataacttcttatTTTATAGACTTAGAGAAATGGTTCAAAACCAACAATGTAATGAGTTTGGAAATACTTTCGTCTGGTAAAACAAAAAGGACATTTTAAGCGGATAAAACCCAATTAggtgacctaatcatgtgaaaacgacttcatagctggAAAGGACTTAAAAAGCAAATATGCAGATTTCAATACCAAAATAATGACGTAGCAATTTAaaaaatcggatgacaaataaTCAAGTTACAATAAAAAACCATTTCGGCTGTTTTTCgaatgatcaaaaaaaattctatcCGAAACCCTCTAAACCGCTCTCTacataatatataatttttttgtcatatgtCCTAAATATAAgcctcaaacttcaccatatgctttcgtatgaggcatatattgttgtaaaaaaattgtaagtggtatatatagtatgcaACATAGAAGATTTCGTATATgacatatattattgtctgaaaaaatcgttcagATCGGACATATATTTAGCATATATCCCTTACAaacgattgtttagataagaagcttttcgcaatttctgtctCCTATTAGGCGAGAATATTGTACTCTGATAAGTGCGAAAATTGACAAAAGAGGTTACCGATTCT contains:
- the LOC137245727 gene encoding sphingomyelin phosphodiesterase 1-like isoform X1, with the translated sequence MRFLLVFSCLLALSYGFSITFTAEELSYMSDDVSREFAKVFYDYLTTGIESAELRRISNELASLRSQKDIFTKDIDELSSADQFVVCTTCRATVSVVTKMFRDPNGELNGPSAKEKTKKVALDVCDRVLLETEEVCLGLFELNWPIFEFIVQNSVADARSICSILPINFCKVKQEQFNFKLNIDKSGSPVVSSKSGIPSKSSEDFKILQLTDVHYDPEYEPGSLAECPEQMCCQRSSTTGSIDPSKQAGYWGDYRNCDLPLHTIENAFDHIKDTHTDIEYIYQTGDIVPHIKWATTKNGNVEMLTKINNLIAQKFGDIPVYPSIGNHEAHPSNAFSPENAPNEININWLYDHLWSLWSRWLPADAKKTILKGGYYTALPKPGFRVISLNNNDCFIANWWIYYNGSIVIEQLQWLHNTLLSSEKAGEYVHILAHIPSGVSDCWTIWAREYNRIIERFSATISGIFNGHTHMDELNVHYTSEGHAVAVSWNGGSLTTFSNRNPNYVIYEVEPKSLQVVDYETWIFHLDKANALGKMKKPEWFKEYSFTEFTNDLSPAGLDTLLNKFSENVELLRKYWQFRSASAKPLLDWGCNNECLSKALCRMAITNFDQKARCQQLREQFLANLPIATTFAPSTSVPITIVPTTNSPTTTVPEPTEKPSTDTATAAKTVHYTAVAFLLLLARFLA
- the LOC137245727 gene encoding sphingomyelin phosphodiesterase 1-like isoform X2 — encoded protein: MPDDVSREFAKVFYDYLTTGIESAELRRISNELASLRSQKDIFTKDIDELSSADQFVVCTTCRATVSVVTKMFRDPNGELNGPSAKEKTKKVALDVCDRVLLETEEVCLGLFELNWPIFEFIVQNSVADARSICSILPINFCKVKQEQFNFKLNIDKSGSPVVSSKSGIPSKSSEDFKILQLTDVHYDPEYEPGSLAECPEQMCCQRSSTTGSIDPSKQAGYWGDYRNCDLPLHTIENAFDHIKDTHTDIEYIYQTGDIVPHIKWATTKNGNVEMLTKINNLIAQKFGDIPVYPSIGNHEAHPSNAFSPENAPNEININWLYDHLWSLWSRWLPADAKKTILKGGYYTALPKPGFRVISLNNNDCFIANWWIYYNGSIVIEQLQWLHNTLLSSEKAGEYVHILAHIPSGVSDCWTIWAREYNRIIERFSATISGIFNGHTHMDELNVHYTSEGHAVAVSWNGGSLTTFSNRNPNYVIYEVEPKSLQVVDYETWIFHLDKANALGKMKKPEWFKEYSFTEFTNDLSPAGLDTLLNKFSENVELLRKYWQFRSASAKPLLDWGCNNECLSKALCRMAITNFDQKARCQQLREQFLANLPIATTFAPSTSVPITIVPTTNSPTTTVPEPTEKPSTDTATAAKTVHYTAVAFLLLLARFLA